In Petrotoga olearia DSM 13574, the genomic window CCCCACTTTACTGTGGTTGCAGCCCAAACAAAACCTATACCGGCTCCTACCATAACAACGATGTCTCCAGAGTTGATTTTTCCTTCCTTTAAAGCCAATTTCATAGATAACACCTGGTCGTTTTGTCCAAGATGACCGTAATTTTCAAGATAAGTTGTTTGTTCCTCCTTCAAGCCCAATTCTTCTAAAACAGCCTTATGAGCAGATCTTTTAAAGTGAAGAATGGCTAGATATCCCATATCTTTCTCACTATATCCGGACTTTTTTAAGGAATCTCTGATTACTCCATAAAAGTTAGGCATGGTTTTTTCATTCAAATTTGCTTTGAATTTTTCGGAATCTCTTACTGTAAAGTAATACTTATTAGCATCTTCTGGTTTCATAGGCCATTTTTTAGTTCCTCCTACTTCTATTACACATTGCTCTGAAAAAGAGCCATCTCCTCTAAAAGCGGATGATAAAATCAAATTCTTATTTAAATTTTTCCTTAATATTAAAGCTGCCCCTCCTGCTCCAAGATCGAACATAAAAGAGGTTTCTGGAACTTCATAATTGATCAAATCACCATTTCTGTAACCACTTACAAGTAATACGGTATTCAAACTGTCATTATTCATCATAAGGGATTTGGCTGTCTCCATTCCAACCATCATCGATCCACACATTGCCTCCATATCAAATCCCCATGCCCGAGTGGCTCCAACCTCGTGGGCAACTTTTAAGCTAGCAAGCCAACATGGATAATCTTTGTGTTGACCACCATTCCATATGACTAAATCTATATCATTTGGATCTATACCTGCGTCTTTGATAGCTTCTTTAGCCGCTTGAATACCCATATAACTTGTTGTGTCCTCAGGACCAGGAATGGGTTTTTTTAAAATACCAAATTTTTCTTCTATTACCCATTGTGGAATATTAGTTTTCTTGGCTATTTCTTCGGCATAGATGTAATTATCAGGTATGTAAACCCCTAACCCCATTATTCCTACATTCATATCAGTTCCTCCTTTCAAATCTAATATTTACTGTCTTCAGAAACTCTAAAACTTGCTTTATCTCACCTTTACACTGTACCCCTTTTCAAAATCAAAGTATTATTTTTGGAAATCATTGTATTTTTAAGTATCAGAATATAACATATGAATCAGTTCTCACACAATTAAAAAATTTTTTATAACTTTTATCAATTGATCTAGATCGTCTATTATCGGAGAGTGCCCACAATTTTTTAGATAAACTAGTTTGGCTTTTTCTCCTATATCGTTTAGTATATCAAGAGCCATTTTTTCTGGAACTACCAAATCATTCTCTCCCCACAATATCAAAGTAGGGCATTTTATATTTTTAGCTCTTCCGTCACCTTGCTTTATCCCGTTATAATCTTCACTTATATTAAAAGTTGCCAGAGCATAATCTACATC contains:
- a CDS encoding 3-oxoacyl-ACP synthase; the encoded protein is MNVGIMGLGVYIPDNYIYAEEIAKKTNIPQWVIEEKFGILKKPIPGPEDTTSYMGIQAAKEAIKDAGIDPNDIDLVIWNGGQHKDYPCWLASLKVAHEVGATRAWGFDMEAMCGSMMVGMETAKSLMMNNDSLNTVLLVSGYRNGDLINYEVPETSFMFDLGAGGAALILRKNLNKNLILSSAFRGDGSFSEQCVIEVGGTKKWPMKPEDANKYYFTVRDSEKFKANLNEKTMPNFYGVIRDSLKKSGYSEKDMGYLAILHFKRSAHKAVLEELGLKEEQTTYLENYGHLGQNDQVLSMKLALKEGKINSGDIVVMVGAGIGFVWAATTVKWG